The Brachyspira hyodysenteriae ATCC 27164 genome includes a window with the following:
- a CDS encoding glycoside hydrolase family 32 protein, whose product MRLVSKVFEEAIKRKEIEYFNDDNKDDKWRLNFHLMPPLGWLNDPNALSYFKGEYHIFFQYSPFDIDGGLKFWGHYITKDLINYQYVGVSIYPDEKYDCHGVYSGSAFIEDDKLHIYYTGNVKLLGEHDYIESGREANTMLTVSEDGINFSEKECLMEMKDYPKDITNHIRDPKVWKENDSYYMVQGARKYGIDRDNDIGEVLIFKSKDKRNWKHASTINSKNRFGYMWECPDLFDLDGQNILITCPQGVEQIENVYENIYLSGYFLINDDYQNKEHIEVNNFTVLDRGFDFYAPQTFLDENGNRIIIGWMGVPDTEDDHKNLTVQYGWQHCLTVARELNFKNGKLYQKPHKSLEKLREEKIFEKSCSYDSLSDNLISKATNSYEVLIDNIKISDNFELLISEGVSIKYKDSKFALEFITDIGKKIGGGRHKRSCYLEKLENLRILIDTSAIEIFINDGEIVFSTRYYPDEYSFKIIGNMNLIICKLSDFKVNH is encoded by the coding sequence ATGAGGCTGGTTAGTAAAGTTTTTGAAGAAGCAATAAAGCGAAAGGAAATTGAATATTTTAATGATGATAATAAAGATGATAAATGGAGATTAAATTTTCATTTAATGCCTCCTTTAGGCTGGCTTAATGATCCCAATGCTTTATCATATTTTAAAGGAGAGTATCATATATTTTTTCAATATTCACCATTTGATATTGATGGCGGATTAAAATTTTGGGGACATTATATAACTAAAGATTTGATAAATTACCAATATGTGGGAGTATCAATATATCCGGATGAAAAATACGATTGTCATGGTGTATACTCAGGTTCTGCTTTTATAGAAGATGATAAATTACATATTTATTATACAGGCAATGTAAAACTATTAGGCGAGCATGATTACATCGAAAGCGGCAGAGAAGCTAATACCATGCTTACAGTCTCCGAAGATGGTATTAACTTCTCTGAAAAAGAATGCTTAATGGAAATGAAGGATTATCCTAAAGATATAACTAATCATATAAGAGATCCTAAAGTATGGAAAGAAAATGATTCTTATTATATGGTTCAGGGAGCTAGAAAATATGGCATAGATAGGGATAATGATATTGGAGAGGTATTGATATTCAAATCTAAGGATAAAAGAAATTGGAAGCATGCAAGCACTATAAATTCTAAGAATAGATTTGGATATATGTGGGAATGTCCTGATTTGTTTGATTTAGATGGACAGAATATTTTAATTACTTGTCCTCAAGGTGTAGAGCAAATTGAAAATGTATATGAAAATATTTATCTTTCAGGATATTTTTTAATTAATGATGATTATCAAAATAAAGAACATATAGAAGTTAATAACTTTACTGTTCTTGACAGAGGATTTGATTTTTATGCTCCGCAGACATTTTTAGATGAAAATGGAAATAGGATTATAATAGGTTGGATGGGAGTTCCTGATACAGAAGATGATCATAAAAATTTAACTGTTCAATACGGATGGCAGCATTGTTTAACTGTGGCAAGAGAGTTAAATTTTAAAAACGGAAAACTTTATCAAAAACCTCATAAAAGTTTAGAGAAGTTGAGAGAGGAAAAAATATTTGAAAAATCATGTTCTTATGATTCATTATCTGATAATTTAATTTCTAAAGCTACTAATTCTTATGAAGTTTTAATTGATAATATAAAAATCTCTGATAATTTTGAATTATTAATTTCAGAAGGTGTTTCTATTAAATATAAAGATAGTAAATTTGCATTAGAGTTTATAACTGATATAGGAAAGAAAATAGGGGGAGGAAGACATAAAAGAAGTTGCTATTTAGAAAAATTAGAAAATTTAAGAATATTAATTGATACTTCAGCCATAGAGATATTTATAAATGACGGAGAGATTGTATTTTCCACTAGATATTATCCTGATGAATATTCTTTTAAAATTATTGGAAATATGAATTTGATAATATGTAAATTATCTGATTTTAAGGTTAATCATTAA
- the glgA gene encoding glycogen synthase GlgA yields MSKMKVMIASSEATPFIKTGGLADVVGALPIYLKKLDVEACVVLPKYRDINFQDCYLENVLPTMGVWMGSGEEWCSVFKTVKDGIDFYFIEHHNFFSREGLYHDASFNDYQDNAWRFGFFSRAALQLCKDLQLDVDVVHANDWQTAAIPAYIKTWHWNDQIGHAASMLTIHNANYQGIYNATTTYDYLGLGWNNFSPDTFEDHGNINFLKGGIFFSDVVTTVSPTYAREIASPYGGHGMAPYLQNKTTSFFGILNGIDEEVWSPEKDKFIPKNYSADKMEGKKICKKELQKRFLLEEDDDVVLIGAIGRFVDQKGYHFIASIIDSLVNNMKIQFCILGTGDKSLEGFFGDIPKRYPGRVGSYIGYSNELSHLIEAGCDLFVMPSLFEPCGLNQMYSLRYGTLPIVHATGGLEDTVENYNEQTGEGTGFKFYDSTPSALYNTIGWAVSVYYDHRDRFTAMQKRAMKIDNSWEKSAKEYVKAYELAILNKNNYDKNCGL; encoded by the coding sequence ATGTCAAAAATGAAAGTTATGATAGCATCATCCGAGGCTACACCATTTATAAAAACAGGAGGATTAGCCGATGTTGTTGGTGCTTTGCCTATTTATTTAAAAAAGCTTGATGTAGAAGCATGCGTAGTGCTTCCTAAATATAGAGATATTAATTTTCAAGATTGTTATTTAGAGAATGTACTTCCTACTATGGGAGTATGGATGGGTAGCGGAGAAGAATGGTGCTCTGTGTTTAAGACTGTAAAAGATGGAATTGATTTTTATTTCATAGAACATCATAATTTTTTCAGCAGAGAAGGACTTTATCATGATGCTTCATTCAATGATTATCAGGATAATGCTTGGAGATTCGGATTCTTTTCAAGAGCAGCTTTACAATTATGTAAAGATTTGCAGTTAGATGTAGATGTTGTTCATGCTAATGATTGGCAGACTGCTGCTATTCCTGCATATATTAAAACTTGGCACTGGAATGATCAAATAGGTCATGCTGCTAGTATGCTTACTATACATAATGCAAATTATCAAGGTATATATAATGCTACTACCACTTATGATTATTTAGGCTTAGGCTGGAATAATTTCAGTCCTGATACTTTTGAAGATCATGGCAATATAAATTTCCTTAAAGGAGGAATATTCTTTTCTGATGTAGTTACTACTGTAAGCCCTACTTATGCTAGAGAAATTGCTTCTCCTTACGGCGGACATGGTATGGCTCCTTATTTGCAAAATAAAACTACTAGCTTCTTTGGAATACTTAATGGTATAGATGAAGAAGTTTGGTCTCCTGAAAAAGATAAATTTATACCTAAAAATTATTCTGCAGATAAAATGGAAGGCAAAAAAATATGTAAAAAAGAACTTCAAAAAAGATTCTTACTTGAAGAGGATGATGATGTTGTTTTAATAGGAGCAATAGGAAGATTTGTTGATCAGAAAGGATATCATTTTATAGCTTCTATAATAGATTCTTTAGTTAATAATATGAAAATTCAGTTCTGTATACTTGGTACAGGTGATAAAAGTCTTGAAGGTTTCTTTGGAGATATACCTAAGAGATATCCTGGAAGAGTAGGTTCTTATATAGGATATAGTAATGAACTATCACATTTGATAGAAGCAGGCTGTGATTTGTTTGTAATGCCTTCATTATTTGAGCCTTGCGGACTTAATCAGATGTATTCTTTAAGATATGGTACTTTACCTATAGTTCATGCTACAGGAGGACTTGAAGATACTGTTGAAAATTATAATGAACAGACAGGAGAGGGAACAGGATTTAAATTCTATGATTCTACTCCTTCAGCATTATATAATACTATTGGCTGGGCTGTAAGTGTTTATTATGATCATAGAGATAGATTTACTGCTATGCAGAAAAGGGCTATGAAAATAGATAACTCTTGGGAGAAAAGTGCTAAAGAATATGTTAAGGCTTATGAACTTGCTATTTTGAATAAAAATAATTATGATAAAAATTGCGGTTTATAA
- a CDS encoding DJ-1/PfpI family protein codes for MGKTNNILYVMSGQNFQDEEYFESKKIFEAAGYKTEVSSTFIGTAQGKLGGMTNIDLLFSEVDAVEFDAVVFVGGIGCITLWDDWRTQGLAKLFLDNQKIVAGIGSGIVIMANAKILEGINVTCLPADESHVRHGNANVLKDNVVVSGNIITSNGPASSKEFANAILGVLSNIS; via the coding sequence ATGGGAAAAACTAATAATATATTATATGTTATGTCGGGGCAGAATTTTCAAGATGAAGAATATTTTGAGAGTAAAAAAATTTTTGAAGCTGCCGGCTATAAAACAGAAGTATCATCTACATTTATAGGTACAGCTCAAGGAAAATTAGGCGGTATGACAAATATTGATTTATTATTCAGTGAGGTTGATGCTGTTGAATTTGACGCTGTTGTATTTGTAGGCGGTATAGGATGCATAACTTTATGGGACGATTGGCGTACTCAAGGACTTGCTAAATTATTTTTGGATAATCAGAAAATAGTAGCAGGTATAGGAAGCGGTATTGTAATTATGGCTAATGCTAAAATATTAGAAGGCATTAATGTTACTTGTTTGCCTGCTGATGAATCGCATGTAAGACATGGTAATGCTAATGTTTTGAAAGATAATGTTGTTGTTTCAGGAAACATTATAACATCCAATGGTCCTGCTTCTTCAAAAGAATTTGCCAATGCTATTTTAGGAGTATTGAGTAATATATCTTAA
- a CDS encoding glycoside hydrolase family 3 C-terminal domain-containing protein: protein MNDNKYSQKIKELIKEMTLEEKVSLLSGKDFWSTKAIDRLKIDSVYLTDGPHGVRKQSTESDELSLQKSVSSTCFPTACCSACSFDPNIMYEMGEAISKEAKANKVAVVLGPGVNIKRSPLCGRNFEYFSEDPYLAGKMASGWINGLEDNGIQSSLKHFAANNQETLRLIIDSVVDERALREIYLYAFEIAVKEAKPSTVMCAYNSVNGTFASENKYLLTDILRDEWGFDGIVISDWGAVNDRVEALKAGLDLQMPSTNGEDDRKVYNAVKETIIDEKILDKAVERLLYFSLYSMDNIYDNFDYDKEEHHNIARKIAENSIVLLKNEDKILPAKKESKIAVIGEFAQKPRYQGNGSSLINAYKIDTAEEYFKENNIEFNYAKGYDSNSADIDNALIEEAVNISKDKDIVIIFAGLINSYESEGFDRKHLNLPENHNHLIEEISKVNKNVVVVLSIGAPVLMPWIDKVKGVINLYLAGEAAVSAAFNIIFGIVNPSGKLAESFPLSLEDNPSYKYFPGGNKAVEYRESIFVGYRYYDKAEKKVLFPFGFGLSYTTFEFSNLIVSDANTIAGLDNIHVVFDIKNTGDVFGCEVAQVYISAPENNVFKPKKELKSFIKVFLEPGETKTVILKLNKRSFSFYNADTKQYEIESGVYTIYIGNSSRNLLLSKNMEINSINYYQKRIDNYFNFKDINISDNEFQQLLGRKLKPINIKASKPYHLNNNLADLLDENIAKEFYNKLLSGLDDMFKDDKTDTKKMFESMMLETPLRSLHTMSGGIITREDVENLINTLNK from the coding sequence ATGAATGATAATAAATACTCGCAAAAAATAAAAGAATTAATAAAAGAAATGACTTTGGAAGAAAAAGTATCTCTTTTAAGCGGTAAAGATTTCTGGTCAACAAAAGCAATAGACAGATTGAAAATAGACTCTGTATACTTAACAGACGGCCCTCATGGAGTGAGAAAACAAAGCACTGAATCGGATGAATTAAGTTTGCAAAAGTCAGTTTCATCAACCTGCTTTCCTACCGCCTGCTGCTCTGCCTGCTCATTTGATCCTAATATAATGTATGAAATGGGTGAAGCAATATCAAAAGAAGCAAAGGCTAATAAAGTTGCTGTAGTATTAGGACCTGGAGTAAATATAAAACGTTCTCCTTTATGCGGAAGAAATTTTGAATATTTTTCTGAAGATCCTTATCTTGCCGGAAAAATGGCCAGCGGTTGGATAAACGGATTAGAAGATAATGGAATACAGTCAAGCCTCAAACATTTTGCTGCAAATAATCAGGAAACTTTAAGACTCATAATAGACAGCGTTGTTGATGAAAGAGCTTTGAGAGAAATATATTTATATGCATTTGAAATAGCTGTAAAAGAGGCTAAACCTTCTACTGTTATGTGTGCTTATAATAGTGTTAATGGAACATTCGCATCGGAAAATAAATACTTGCTTACAGATATACTTAGAGATGAATGGGGATTTGATGGTATTGTAATTTCAGATTGGGGTGCTGTTAATGACAGAGTTGAAGCTTTAAAGGCTGGACTTGATTTACAAATGCCTTCAACTAATGGAGAAGATGATAGAAAAGTTTATAATGCCGTTAAAGAAACTATTATAGATGAAAAAATATTAGATAAAGCCGTAGAAAGACTTTTATATTTCTCTCTATATTCTATGGATAATATTTATGATAATTTCGATTACGATAAAGAAGAACATCATAATATAGCAAGAAAAATCGCTGAAAACTCTATAGTATTATTAAAAAACGAAGACAAAATACTTCCGGCAAAAAAAGAAAGTAAAATTGCTGTGATAGGAGAATTCGCTCAAAAGCCTAGATATCAAGGTAATGGAAGCTCTCTTATAAATGCATACAAAATAGATACTGCAGAAGAATATTTCAAAGAAAACAATATAGAATTCAATTATGCTAAAGGATATGATTCAAATTCAGCTGATATAGATAATGCATTAATAGAAGAAGCAGTAAATATTTCAAAAGACAAAGATATTGTAATAATATTTGCAGGACTTATAAACTCTTATGAATCTGAAGGATTCGACAGAAAACATCTAAACTTGCCTGAAAATCATAATCATTTAATAGAAGAAATTTCAAAAGTAAATAAAAATGTAGTCGTTGTACTTTCTATTGGTGCACCTGTTTTAATGCCTTGGATCGATAAAGTAAAAGGTGTTATTAATTTATACTTAGCAGGAGAAGCAGCTGTAAGTGCCGCTTTCAATATAATATTTGGTATAGTTAACCCAAGCGGAAAATTAGCTGAAAGTTTCCCATTAAGTTTGGAAGATAATCCAAGCTATAAATATTTTCCAGGAGGCAATAAGGCTGTTGAATACAGAGAATCAATATTTGTAGGATATAGATATTATGATAAAGCAGAAAAAAAAGTTTTATTCCCATTCGGATTCGGTTTATCATATACAACATTTGAATTCTCTAATTTAATTGTTTCAGATGCCAACACTATTGCAGGACTTGATAATATACATGTAGTTTTCGATATAAAAAACACAGGAGATGTATTCGGATGTGAGGTTGCTCAAGTTTATATATCTGCTCCTGAAAACAATGTATTTAAACCAAAAAAAGAATTAAAGTCTTTTATAAAAGTATTTTTGGAACCCGGAGAAACTAAAACTGTTATACTAAAATTAAATAAAAGAAGTTTCTCTTTCTATAATGCTGATACAAAACAATATGAGATAGAAAGTGGTGTATATACAATATATATAGGTAATTCATCAAGAAATTTATTATTAAGTAAAAATATGGAAATAAACTCTATAAATTATTATCAAAAAAGAATTGATAATTATTTCAACTTTAAAGATATAAATATTTCAGACAATGAATTTCAGCAGCTTTTAGGAAGAAAATTAAAACCTATAAATATAAAAGCATCTAAACCTTATCATCTTAATAATAATTTGGCAGATTTGCTTGATGAGAATATAGCAAAAGAATTTTATAATAAACTTTTATCAGGACTTGATGATATGTTTAAAGATGATAAAACAGATACTAAAAAAATGTTTGAAAGTATGATGCTTGAAACACCTCTTCGTTCTCTTCATACTATGAGCGGAGGTATTATTACAAGAGAAGATGTTGAAAACTTAATAAATACTTTAAATAAATAA
- a CDS encoding GNAT family N-acetyltransferase, which produces MEIELIESIDSSNYNEEIIKDSFNIRENWSLKESLNNNNKIKKNLYDIKKDNIHIGVCLSWLLEEFAYIEYFAIERKYRCMGYGSAALKKLMKIHDNIILEVVPEDTNDLAYRRVNWYRSLGFYLYNDTYPYPYFLDNGEVTFIDFRLMSSNELTSYEYKKIVNLLHKNIYNLY; this is translated from the coding sequence ATGGAAATAGAATTAATAGAAAGTATTGATTCTTCAAATTATAATGAAGAAATTATAAAAGACTCTTTTAATATCCGTGAAAATTGGAGTTTAAAAGAGTCTTTAAATAATAATAACAAAATCAAAAAAAATCTTTACGACATTAAAAAAGATAATATCCATATAGGCGTTTGCTTGTCTTGGCTTCTTGAAGAATTTGCATATATAGAATATTTCGCCATAGAAAGAAAATATAGATGCATGGGATACGGTTCTGCTGCATTAAAAAAATTAATGAAAATACATGATAATATAATATTAGAAGTTGTGCCTGAAGATACTAATGATTTAGCATATAGAAGAGTAAATTGGTATAGATCTTTAGGCTTCTATTTATATAATGATACATACCCATATCCTTATTTTCTTGATAACGGAGAAGTTACATTTATAGATTTTAGATTAATGTCATCTAATGAACTTACTAGTTACGAATATAAAAAAATAGTTAATCTTCTTCATAAGAATATATATAATTTATATTGA
- a CDS encoding Cof-type HAD-IIB family hydrolase, translating into MIKAVFFDIDGTLVSFNTHKVSDSSREAIRLLKEKGIKVFIATGRIKKHINNLGDLKFDGYITANGFDCYIGDKSIYRHGIAKEEVYSLMDYLKNKEQFPCSVMMNSGIYINYVTDKVKKVSESINLPIPAIDNYYDFLEENINDILQINLFVDAEKEKELMSKIFKNCESSRWHPDFTDVNTKGGGKHIGIDKIIEYYGIDLSETMAFGDGGNDITMIEHAAIGVAMGNANKEVKDIADYITDDIDDDGVYNALKHFNVL; encoded by the coding sequence ATGATAAAAGCGGTATTTTTTGATATAGATGGTACTTTAGTTAGTTTTAATACACATAAAGTTTCAGATTCTTCTAGAGAAGCTATAAGACTTTTGAAAGAAAAAGGAATAAAAGTTTTTATAGCTACAGGAAGAATAAAAAAGCATATAAATAATTTAGGAGATTTAAAGTTTGACGGATATATAACAGCAAATGGTTTTGATTGTTATATAGGTGATAAGTCCATTTACAGACATGGTATAGCTAAAGAGGAAGTGTATTCATTGATGGATTATTTGAAGAACAAAGAGCAATTTCCATGTTCAGTTATGATGAATAGCGGTATATATATTAATTATGTTACAGATAAAGTTAAAAAAGTTTCTGAGTCTATAAATCTTCCTATTCCTGCAATTGATAATTATTATGATTTTTTAGAAGAGAATATAAATGATATTTTGCAGATAAATTTATTTGTAGATGCTGAAAAAGAAAAAGAATTAATGAGTAAGATATTTAAAAATTGTGAATCAAGCAGATGGCATCCGGATTTTACAGATGTTAATACAAAGGGCGGCGGTAAACATATAGGCATAGATAAAATAATAGAATATTATGGAATAGACTTATCAGAGACAATGGCTTTCGGAGACGGCGGAAATGATATTACTATGATAGAGCATGCTGCTATTGGTGTGGCTATGGGAAATGCTAATAAAGAGGTAAAAGATATAGCTGATTATATTACAGACGATATAGATGATGATGGCGTTTATAATGCTTTAAAACATTTTAATGTATTGTAA
- a CDS encoding PepSY-like domain-containing protein has protein sequence MKKLSIFLASLFILSASSLFADMVVPPSALPQQATAFINRVFPGVQIWKVERDGRKFDVNLSNGVSIDFLANGDWQNIDSEYAPIPDAAFPTAVVQAIKNAYPQAAIIDAEKEWGNYKLKLNNMMEVMVSGNGQIMGQQFDD, from the coding sequence ATGAAAAAATTATCTATCTTTTTAGCATCATTATTTATTTTATCAGCTTCTAGTCTTTTTGCAGATATGGTAGTTCCGCCTTCAGCATTACCTCAGCAAGCTACAGCTTTTATAAATAGAGTTTTCCCTGGTGTTCAGATTTGGAAAGTTGAAAGAGACGGAAGAAAATTTGATGTAAATTTGTCTAATGGTGTATCCATAGATTTTTTAGCTAATGGAGATTGGCAAAATATAGACAGCGAATATGCTCCTATACCTGATGCTGCTTTTCCTACTGCTGTTGTACAAGCTATAAAAAATGCATATCCTCAGGCTGCTATAATTGATGCAGAAAAAGAGTGGGGAAACTACAAATTAAAATTAAATAATATGATGGAAGTTATGGTTTCAGGAAATGGACAAATAATGGGACAGCAATTTGATGATTAA
- the greA gene encoding transcription elongation factor GreA, with translation MAKPITKEGYDKAKSKLADLKAEFETLPAIIAEAREKGDLKENAEYHAAKEKQGLLNAQISKLESDLAGCEIIDPANLDKDTVTFGKRVKVKDKSRNAVFEYRIVGELEADMSKNEITIVTPIAKGLLGKKIGDVVTIKVPAGDKVLEILEISI, from the coding sequence ATGGCTAAACCAATAACAAAAGAAGGATATGATAAAGCTAAATCTAAACTTGCTGATTTAAAAGCTGAGTTTGAAACTTTGCCTGCTATTATTGCAGAGGCTAGAGAAAAAGGAGACTTAAAAGAAAATGCTGAGTATCATGCTGCTAAAGAAAAGCAGGGTTTATTGAATGCTCAGATATCAAAGTTGGAAAGTGATTTGGCAGGCTGCGAAATAATAGATCCTGCTAATTTGGATAAGGATACTGTAACTTTTGGTAAGAGAGTAAAAGTTAAAGATAAAAGTAGAAATGCTGTTTTTGAATATAGAATAGTGGGTGAATTAGAAGCAGATATGAGTAAGAATGAAATAACTATAGTAACACCTATTGCTAAAGGATTATTAGGTAAAAAAATAGGTGATGTTGTTACTATAAAAGTACCTGCTGGTGATAAAGTTTTAGAGATATTAGAAATTAGTATTTAA
- a CDS encoding Cof-type HAD-IIB family hydrolase produces MIKAVFFDIDGTLVSFNTHKISDSSKEAIKILRDKGIKVFIASGRALYQIDNLDGLEFDGYITINGGSCFINDNGSYKEIYRVALDKNDLFSLIDYLNKDKFPCTVVTSDNVFINYTDDIIVHLYTMANVKIPRAIDFNDYVINNYDKILQLNIFVDENKEKYLMDNVLKNSKSSRWHFSFADVNSKYSGKEVGIDKIIEYYGIDLSETMAFGDGGNDMGMIEHAAIGVAMGNANESVKKIANYITDDVDNDGVYKALKHFNILD; encoded by the coding sequence ATGATAAAAGCAGTATTTTTTGATATAGATGGTACTTTGGTTAGTTTCAATACACATAAAATTTCAGATTCTTCCAAAGAAGCTATTAAAATTTTAAGAGATAAAGGTATAAAAGTTTTTATAGCAAGCGGAAGGGCTTTATATCAAATAGATAATTTAGACGGATTAGAATTTGACGGATATATAACAATAAATGGCGGAAGCTGTTTCATAAATGATAATGGAAGCTATAAAGAAATATATAGAGTTGCTTTAGATAAAAATGATTTATTTTCTTTAATTGATTATCTTAATAAAGATAAATTCCCTTGCACAGTAGTAACAAGTGATAATGTATTTATTAATTATACAGATGATATAATTGTTCATCTTTATACTATGGCTAATGTCAAAATTCCTCGGGCTATAGATTTTAATGATTATGTTATAAATAATTATGATAAGATTCTTCAGCTTAATATTTTTGTAGATGAAAATAAAGAAAAATATTTAATGGATAATGTATTAAAAAATTCTAAGTCTAGCAGATGGCATTTTTCTTTTGCTGATGTAAATTCAAAATATAGCGGTAAAGAAGTAGGTATAGATAAGATAATAGAATATTACGGCATAGATTTATCAGAAACCATGGCTTTCGGTGACGGAGGAAATGATATGGGCATGATTGAACATGCCGCCATTGGTGTAGCTATGGGAAATGCTAATGAAAGTGTGAAAAAGATAGCAAATTATATAACAGATGATGTAGATAATGACGGAGTATATAAGGCTTTAAAACATTTTAATATATTGGATTAA
- a CDS encoding glucose-1-phosphate adenylyltransferase yields MRAFNTVALILGGGRGTRLYPLVKARSKPAVSLGGQYRMIDIPVSNCINSGFRNIYVITQFNSASLNNHIYNAYRFDNFSGGHVSILAAEQTDTNIDWYQGTADAVRKNLPHFDNEFVNNVVILSGDQVYRMNYNVMLQHMLETGADIVVGTVPVVREDAKGFGVMLVNKRGQITNFMEKPKEAEELDSLKLSEDQKKMFNIEDPNKEYLASMGIYVFRRNVLKEILEDVSMMDFGKDIIPEAIKKYKVFSYAFQGYWEDVGTIKAYFEANISFGSKNPPFDFYDENAPIYTHVRYLSPSKVEKASVTSSIIADGCRIENATIKECVIGVRSVVQSGSTLERVVMMGSDYYEDSDDIERLNVKHIPKIGIGKKCTLKNVIIDKNVRIGNDVVITNKKKIQHQDSEFYCIRDGIVIIPKNTIVKSGTII; encoded by the coding sequence ATGAGAGCATTTAATACTGTTGCCTTGATACTTGGTGGAGGTAGAGGAACAAGACTTTATCCTTTAGTAAAAGCACGCTCTAAGCCTGCAGTATCTTTGGGCGGTCAATACAGAATGATAGATATACCTGTATCTAACTGTATAAATAGCGGATTTAGAAATATATATGTTATAACACAATTTAATAGTGCATCTTTGAATAATCATATATACAACGCATACAGATTCGATAACTTCTCAGGTGGACATGTAAGTATACTTGCTGCAGAACAGACAGATACTAATATAGATTGGTATCAGGGAACAGCTGATGCAGTTAGAAAAAATCTTCCGCATTTTGATAATGAATTTGTTAATAATGTAGTTATACTTTCAGGCGATCAGGTTTATCGTATGAATTATAATGTAATGCTTCAGCATATGCTTGAAACAGGTGCTGATATAGTAGTTGGTACAGTTCCTGTTGTAAGAGAAGATGCTAAAGGTTTCGGCGTTATGCTTGTAAACAAAAGAGGCCAGATTACTAACTTCATGGAAAAACCTAAAGAAGCTGAAGAGCTTGATTCATTAAAATTAAGCGAAGATCAAAAGAAAATGTTTAACATAGAAGATCCTAATAAAGAATATTTAGCTTCTATGGGTATTTATGTGTTTAGAAGAAATGTACTTAAAGAAATTTTAGAAGATGTATCTATGATGGATTTCGGTAAAGATATTATTCCTGAAGCTATCAAGAAGTATAAAGTATTCAGCTATGCTTTCCAAGGTTATTGGGAAGATGTAGGAACTATTAAGGCTTATTTTGAAGCTAATATATCTTTTGGAAGTAAAAATCCTCCTTTCGATTTCTATGATGAAAATGCTCCTATATATACTCATGTTCGCTACTTGTCTCCTTCTAAAGTTGAAAAGGCTAGTGTAACATCTAGTATTATAGCAGATGGATGTAGAATAGAAAATGCTACTATAAAAGAATGCGTTATCGGTGTTCGTTCAGTAGTTCAAAGCGGTTCTACATTAGAAAGAGTAGTTATGATGGGTAGTGACTATTACGAAGATAGTGATGATATAGAAAGATTAAATGTTAAGCATATACCTAAAATTGGTATTGGTAAAAAATGTACTCTTAAAAATGTAATTATAGATAAGAATGTAAGAATAGGTAATGATGTTGTTATTACAAATAAAAAGAAAATACAGCATCAGGATAGTGAATTCTATTGTATTAGAGATGGTATTGTAATAATTCCTAAAAATACAATAGTAAAAAGCGGTACAATTATCTAA